The Plasmodium berghei ANKA genome assembly, chromosome: 12 genome contains a region encoding:
- a CDS encoding tyrosine--tRNA ligase, putative, translating into METINIKKEDNEAEVKISQEIHDENVEKRYNEIMSIASECIQPEELKLKLLQKRKLICYDGFEPSGRMHIAQGLLKSHIVNTLTNNGCTFIFWIADWFAQLNNKMSGDLNKIKKVGQYFIEVWKSCGMNMENVQFMWASDEINKNPDKYWSTVIDISRSFNINRIKRCLTIMGRTEGEDNYCSQILYPCMQCADIFFLNVDICQLGIDQRKVNMLAREYCDIKKIKKKPVILSHGMLPGLLEGQEKMSKSDENSAIFMDDNEADVNRKIKKGYCPPNIIENNPIFAYAKIIIYPHYKEFNLIRKEKNGGDKLYTTIEEMEKDYICGDIHPLDLKDNVASYINKMLQPVRNHFQNNAEAKKLLSEIKKYKITK; encoded by the exons atggaaactattaatattaaaaaggaAGATAATGAAGCTGAAGTGAAAATATCACAAGAAATACATGATGAAAATGTagaaaaaagatataatgaaataatgtCCATTGCTTCTGAATGTATCCAACCTGAAGAATTAAAACTAAAACTTTTGCAAAAAAGAAAACTAATTTGTTATGATGGCTTCGAACCATCTGGACGCATGCACATAGCTCaag gaTTATTAAAAAGTCACATCGTAAATACACTAACGAACAATGGATGTACCTTCATCTTTTGGATTGCTGATTGGTTTGCTCAacttaataataaaatgtctggcgatttaaataaaataaaaaaagttggacaatattttattgaaGTATGGAAAAGTTGTGGTATGAATATGGAAAATGTTCAATTTATGTGGGCAAgtgatgaaataaataaaaacccTGATAAATACTGGTCTACTGTTATTGATATATCAAGAagttttaatattaatagaaTTAAAAGATGTTTAACTATAATGGGTAGAACTGAAGGGGAAGATAATTATTGTTCtcaaattttatatccATGTATGCAATGTGCtgatattttctttttaaatgtTGACATTTGCCAATTAGGAATAGATCAAAGAAAAGTAAATATGCTAGCCAGAGAGTATtgtgatataaaaaaaataaaaaaaaaacctGTTATCTTGTCGCATGGAATGTTACCAGGTTTATTAGAAGGACAAGAAAAAATGTCAAAATCTGACGAAAATTCAGCAATTTTTATGGATGATAATGAAGCAGATgttaatagaaaaattaaaaaaggcTATTGCCCTCcaaatataattgaaaataatcctatttttgcatatgcaaagattataatttatccacattataaagaatttaatttaattagaaaagaaaaaaatggag gaGACAAACTATATACAACGATTGAAGAAATGGAAAAAGATTACATTTGTGGAGATATACACCCATTGGACTTAAAAGACAATGTCGcatcatatattaataagaTGTTACAGCCAGTGAGAAATCATTTTCAAAACAATGCGGAAGCCAAAAAACTTTTAAgcgaaataaaaaaatataaaataacaaaatga